In Chloroflexota bacterium, the sequence CATGGACATCGTCGGCAGCGCCATCGCGCTCATCCTTCTGTCGCCGTTCATGTTGCTGGTGGCGGCGCTGATCAAACTGGAATCGCCCGGCCCGGTCTTCTACGTCCAGGAGCGGGTAGGGCTGGACGGCAAGCCGTTTCAGTTGCTCAAGTTCCGCACCATGCGCCAGGACGCCGAGGCCAACGGCCCAGGGTGGACGGTGGCCAACGACCCGCGCCGCACGCGCCTGGGCAAGTTCCTGCGGCGCTACTCCATAGACGAGTGGCCGCAGTTCATCAACGTCCTCATCGGCGAGATGAGCCTGGTGGGGCCGCGGCCCGAGCGCCCCATGTACGTGGAGCAGTTCCGCCAGGCCATCCCCCGCTACATGGAGCGCCATCGTGAGAAGGCGGGCATCACCGGCTGGGCGCAGGTCAACGGCCTCCGCGGCGATACCTCCATCGTGGAGCGCACCAAGTACGACCTGTGGTACATTGAGAACTGGTCGCTCTGGCTGGACATCAAGATTCTCATTCGGACCGTGGTGCATTTCGCCAAAGACGAGAACGCGTACTAGGCCCTAGGGCTTCAGCGCTGCCGCGCAGTTTGACAAATCGCCCAAAACGCATTAGGATAATATACGAAGTGCCGAAGTGGCGGAATTGGCAGACGCGCTGCGTTCAGGGCGCAGTGGGCAATCGCCCATGTGGGTTCAAATCCCTCCTTCGGCACCTTTTTATTTGGCACCGAACTTGAACGGCTTGACAGCGGAACGCAATGGGAGTATGCTGGTCATGTGGGGGGCGCGGGCGCGGGAGGCAGAACGGTGAAGAACAGGCTTCTGAGTCTCCAACAGATTCTCGCGCTGTTCCTCGTGGCGTTCGGCGTGCTCACGCTGACGAACCTGGCCGCCGACGCGCGCGAACTCCACACCCTGTCGCTGCAAGTGGAGACCCTCCAGCAGAGCAAGGCGGCGCTGCAGGCCGAGATCGCCGACCTGCGCTCCCAGAAAGAAGCCCTGGCGCGCCCGCACTGGGCCGACGAAGCCGCCAGGCGGTGGCTCCACTGGACGCGGCCCAACGAAGTCCTCGTTGTTGTAACCCCATCGCAACCCAACGGCACTGCTGTGGCAACTTCCACAGGCGCGAATGACAGCAATCCGCCGTCCCACTGGCAGGAGTGGGTGGCGTATCTACAGGGCAAGAACCCCTGATTCGGTTGTAGGCCAGCGCGACAGACTTGCGGTTGCCGGCCGCCGACGGGCGGTGACAGCTGGGGGAAACCCCGAGCGCATCTTTTTTTGGCAAGGTGGCTCGAAAACCCTGCTATAATAGTAGTGGGATCGTCCGCGCCGTTTTTGTGCTGTGGTAAGGAGGTGCAGTATGCACGAGAGGAAACACCTTCGAGCGGCACCTACAGTGGGCTGGCTAGTCGCAATTGTGGTTGCCCTGGCACTGCTGACCTTTTCGCCTGCGTTCGTCCAGGGCGAAACAACAGGGTCCCTAGTTGTCACGTTTCTGGATGTAGGGCAAGGGGACGCCATTTGGGTGAAGACCCCGCAGGGTGTTGACCTGCTGATAGACGGCGGGCCGCAATCGGCGGGCTACGGTGTCGTGTCGTACCTGACCAGCCACGGGTGCACGGATATTGAAGGCATGGTATTGACCCATCCCCACGCCGACCACCTGGGCGGCCTTGTTACGGTTCTGGAATCTATGCCCGTGTATGCCGTGTGGTACACAGGGCAATCGTATAGTTCCAGCCTGTACACCCAGTTTCTTGACCTGATTGCCAGCAAGTCAATACCGACCACGGTGCTATCGGCAGGGCAAACGTTGACCGTCGGGCCGCTGACGGTTGCTGCCTTACACCCGACCACCATCGGAAGTGATTGCAACAACAACTCCCTGGTCTTGAGGCTGTCGTATGGCAGCGTGGACTTCTTGTTCACAGGGGATGTAGAGGCGACTGGCGAGGCCGAAATACTTGCCCACGAGTACACGGTGCAGAGTGAAATCCTGAAAGTAGCCCATCATGGCAGCGATACGTCCACAAGTTGGGGCTTTCTGACGGCGGTTGCGCCCGAAGTGGCAGTTATCTCCGTAGGCGCGGGAAATTCCTACGGACACCCTTCTAGCACAACGTTGGCGCGCCTTGCGTCCGTTGGCGCGCATACCTACAGAACCGACCTGGACGGGACTATAACGGTTACAACGGACGGCGTATCCTATTTTGTCTCCACAACCCAGAACCCTGTAACGGCCACGCCGACCGTGGCGCTGACGCGATGGGTGTATCTGCCTGTCGTGGCACGGGGCGCGGTGGGCGCTACGCCGACACCCCCTCCGACCCGAACGCCTACACGGACGCTTACACCTACGGGGACGCCAACCCGGACACCCACACGGACGCCAACACCGACGGCGACATCCGCGGCAAACAACATTCAGATAACGGCCTTGCCGTACGCTGGCAGCGACGAGTATGTGGAGATAACGAACTATGGTCCGAACGCGCAAAACATGACCAACTGGCGCATTCAGAGCGTAGAAGGCAACCAGTGGTACACGTTTCCTTCGGGCTACACGCTGGCGGTGGGGGCCTATGTTAGGGTTCACAGTGGCCCA encodes:
- a CDS encoding septum formation initiator family protein, translating into MKNRLLSLQQILALFLVAFGVLTLTNLAADARELHTLSLQVETLQQSKAALQAEIADLRSQKEALARPHWADEAARRWLHWTRPNEVLVVVTPSQPNGTAVATSTGANDSNPPSHWQEWVAYLQGKNP
- a CDS encoding lamin tail domain-containing protein, which codes for MKTPQGVDLLIDGGPQSAGYGVVSYLTSHGCTDIEGMVLTHPHADHLGGLVTVLESMPVYAVWYTGQSYSSSLYTQFLDLIASKSIPTTVLSAGQTLTVGPLTVAALHPTTIGSDCNNNSLVLRLSYGSVDFLFTGDVEATGEAEILAHEYTVQSEILKVAHHGSDTSTSWGFLTAVAPEVAVISVGAGNSYGHPSSTTLARLASVGAHTYRTDLDGTITVTTDGVSYFVSTTQNPVTATPTVALTRWVYLPVVARGAVGATPTPPPTRTPTRTLTPTGTPTRTPTRTPTPTATSAANNIQITALPYAGSDEYVEITNYGPNAQNMTNWRIQSVEGNQWYTFPSGYTLAVGAYVRVHSGPSAVNNPPTDLKWTGSYIWNNDGDEARLYNEAGQLVDNWVY